The following coding sequences lie in one Rutidosis leptorrhynchoides isolate AG116_Rl617_1_P2 chromosome 6, CSIRO_AGI_Rlap_v1, whole genome shotgun sequence genomic window:
- the LOC139855576 gene encoding CASP-like protein 2B1 — MKVKEVVDRRVKVAELILRSLICGLSLVAALLVATDTQVQEIFTIQKKAKFTDMKAFVFLVVANGIAAAYSLVQVLRCVVSMVRGNFLFNKPLTWLIFSGDQLIAYIVVAAIGAAAQSAVFSKVGEPELQWMKVCDMYEKFCNQVGKGIATSLIACASMVIVSSISAFSLFRLYGGNKGSKTSTQW; from the exons atGAAAGTTAAAGAAGTTGTTGATAGGAGAGTGAAAGTTGCAGAGTTAATATTGAGGAGTTTAATTTGTGGTTTGAGTCTGGTTGCAGCTCTTCTTGTGGCTACTGATACTCAAGTTCAAGAAATCTTTACAATTCAGAAGAAAGCCAAATTCACAGATATGAAAGCTTTTGT GTTTTTGGTGGTAGCTAATGGGATAGCTGCAGCTTATTCACTGGTACAGGTATTGAGGTGTGTAGTGAGTATGGTTAGAGGAAATTTTCTCTTCAACAAACCATTGACATGGCTTATTTTCTCTGGTGATCAG CTTATAGCTTACATTGTTGTGGCCGCGATCGGAGCTGCAGCTCAATCGGCCGTATTTTCCAAAGTTGGAGAACCAGAACTTCAATGGATGAAGGTATGTGATATGTATGAAAAATTCTGCAATCAAGTTGGAAAAGGAATAGCGACTTCATTGATTGCTTGTGCTAGCATGGTCATTGTCTCCAGTATATCCGCTTTTAGTCTCTTTCGTTTGTATGGCGGAAATAAAGGAAGCAAGACAAGTACCCAATGGTGA
- the LOC139854546 gene encoding uncharacterized protein, whose translation MSSFTIKKTSISNSRSASTSSSSGDRYNNNRCSDPSSIISINQTTNRRQSPSPAAIVSKSKPTKNNQGNLSGLIKKFIMEKKKPKPSVDLVIATDTIVDDLKNKTSSRTTRTNGNGFGGLLHNKLLFGGNSSSKGKNSIENKNKKDKLLLTEVNANTRSLGMVLRSERELLCQNKEQQIEITDLKLMLYNKNAEIDKLKDLCLKQREEIKELKSAILFPDVMSTQSQGLLEKQNYELKEAKQIIPTLQRQVTSLTDQLQCLAEDLAEVKADKYSVMGSYDNLVKSSQRTPTYEQEEATNSLDFSSGDRSTPGSPDDMFLNDLNPCLTPYIKSKSKEFEAMEYHSPPYNNARSREIDFGFNGEKLSEGSTDKKHGYLGNSFGCRSGENKYTYGNHIHY comes from the exons ATGTCATCGTTTACCATTAAGAAGACAAGTATCAGTAATAGTAGATcagcatcaacatcatcatcatcaggtGATCGTTACAATAACAATCGATGTTCAGATCCATCCTCAATAATCAGCATCAATCAAACAACAAATCGCCGGCAATCTCCGTCACCTGCTGCAATTGTTTCTAAATCCAAACCTACCAAAAACAATCAAGGTAATTTGAGTGGTTTGATTAAAAAGTTTATCATGGAGAAGAAGAAGCCAAAACCATCGGTGGACCTCGTTATAGCTACAGATACAATTGTTGATGATTTAAAAAATAAGACTAGCAGCCGTACAACAAGAACAAATGGTAATGGTTTTGGGGGTTTATTACATAACAAGCTATTATTTGGGGGTAATAGTAGTAGTAAAGGGAAAAACAGCATTGAGAATAAGAATAAGAAGGATAAATTATTGTTAACTGAAGTCAATGCGAATACTCGAAGTTTGGGGATGGTACTGAGAAGTGAAAGGGAGCTGTTATGTCAGAATAAGGAACAGCAGATTGAGATTACCGATCTTAAGTTGATGCTTTATAACAAAAACGCCGAG ATTGATAAGCTGAAAGATTTGTGCTTGAAACAAAGGGAAGAAATAAAGGAATTGAAGAGTGCGATTTTGTTCCCAGATGTTATGAGTACACAATCCCAAGGGCTTTTAGAAAAACAGAATTATGAACTAAAAGAGGCAAAACAAATCATCCCTACCTTACAGAGGCAGGTTACTTCTCTTACTGACCAACTTCAGTGCCTTGCAGAGGATCTTGCAGAG GTGAAAGCCGACAAGTATTCAGTCATGGGATCCTATGATAATCTTGTGAAGTCTTCTCAAAGGACACCAACATATGAGCAAGAAGAGGCAACAAATTCTCTG GATTTCAGCTCGGGGGATCGATCAACTCCTGGAAGCCCAGATGACATGTTCTTAAACGATTTAAATCCTTGTTTAACACCTTATATCAAGTCTAAGTCTAAG GAGTTTGAAGCCATGGAATACCATTCTCCACCATACAATAATGCAAGGTCTCGTGAGATTGACTTTGGATTTAATGGTGAAAAGCTATCAGAAGGTTCAACAGACAAAAAACATGGCTACTTGGGCAATAGTTTCGGTTGCAGATCAGGTGAAAACAAATACACATATGGCAACCATATTCACTACTAG